The Glycine soja cultivar W05 chromosome 15, ASM419377v2, whole genome shotgun sequence region CACGAATCCTTAATCCTTTGCATCTCTCTTGATGAAATCACTAAAATGGTTCTTGAAATCGTAGTTGAGGGTGATAAGTACGCGCGCGACGTCAGGACAGGAGAAGTTTGATTTAGAAAAGATGAGTTTGAAAACTTAAATTAATCTCATCTTTGtcgattttttaaatttatgagctCAGGAAATTTCGTGGAAACTcacattttttatacaaaaaatataacttacttatatattttgaataattatatatcaaattttaatgcaacataaaaattaataaataataaagatcTTAACAAAATGGGAGGAacatttatcattatttttatcaaaggtCGTCTAATGCACTGTAAAAGCCACATTTtgctagatttttttattttgggatgttcaGATTCAACTAAGATTCTGTGCCTAGGATTAAGGTAGTGCTCTATTTTTGCGCTGCTATATATCACTACTGTGCACTTTTCAAGTTTTCAACTACTCTAACTTGCAAGAACAGTACTGATTTATATTCGTTTCGTTGATAAgataatattatgttattgttttccTCCTTCTTTTTTGGTAAAAGAACGGCCAAATTACAGCcgtaaaacaaaatacaaagtaaatcttactttcaaaaaataaattttattatagatAATATGTTTGGATCATTTTTCATATATCTTAAAAGTCactttaaaattatcttttgaagtgaaatttttaaaaaataagtagaagTTATTTGATAGTTTCAATTTAAAgacttatttaaaattaaattttttgtttctttgtctcTCAATCAGTTCAAGATATGGAAGATAGAAAAGCTAAAGTAtgcatctaattttttttaataagtagtataataaatttaattttaatatattaattaagtttaaattaggttaaatatgtattaattattaaattttgagcCAGGTAAAAATGGCCTAAGAGAAAGACgtcatgaaaagaaaaactttctTCTTTATTGAAGGTTGCTTTCTTAATTACTTATCAATCACGAAAATTTGTACTTTTACTAAGAGGTTTAAAACTGAACAATAACTATCGTTTTTCTTTTACAAGCCATTTTTTAAACGGTTTATACTACAtatcaattttcaaataattaaaaaaaaaacatgaaaagatAATTCAACGAGAAGAAATTAAAGGAGATGAAATGGAAATAGCAAGCAAAAATGGATCGACAATAAGTTTGCTGAAATGTGCAGCATATTAACAAATACGACAAGACATTTACTAAAACGATGAGTTTTCCCTATTTCATTAAACAGACTCCTGTATATATCCTTCATTCTTAGGTCTTAACATAGACAGAAGTCTGATTCATGCACCATACTATAAAATGTTGCTTcctcaaatataataaaacgaCAACATGAAATTGGATGTCTTCAAAACGTGTACCATATTGATTAGAAGCCTTTTGCttcatctatatatatttttcattttgtcaCGCCTTCTATAAATCCCTTTAAAGACCCTTTTGGTTGCAGATCGAAGCCCTTTGCATCTGATCTCTTCATAATCCTCAACCTCTTGCATGACTCAATAAACATCCTGCAAAAGTCCCACTTTCTATATGAACACATATActtgtataaatttaaaatagaaaaaataacaaaataaaactattatatataGCTTCAAATAGAAATAAGGATAATTTACTTATTTACCTTTAACATTAGAAAGTTTAATTATATCCCACTAAAAAGTTTATCTTCACATGGAAGTTGAAACTTTTGATCATTCTGTGGAAATGTGGCCAACTAATACGAAGCTTTTCTCCCTCTTATTTGGGTGTATCCACCACTAAAGGTTTGCTTTTTAGGTCATGCCACAATTGATTATTATCTATCCCCCCACCCTTCCCATGTTAATATGTCGAACATTATAATGAGGGATTCACGCATGTCTGCAATATATGATCCAAGATAATTTTctgtaatttgtttttgttttgagaTTATGATGTTTAGCAAACAAATTAGAACTTAATTAGGTCAATCCACAACTTAATCAGCACTTGTCTAGTCAAGTGTTGTGTGTTGGGAGACTACAAAATAATTTTGCCAAACCTGTGGCGTTCAATTTATGGACCAAGTTGGatagtatttaatttatttgactcACATGATTAGATTAGTAAAGAAAACCATGCATGCATCTCAGACAAAATTGTAATTAGCATGTAATAATCTtcattaattatacatatatattaatactgATAGAGATCAATTAAGTAGCGAAATTACGGAGCACCCAGTTTTAAGACACGGAATCAAAGTTGGTGGTATATGCAATGCACCACTTAAGTGTTTGGTGGCTTTTCTGAGCGCAAACACGGGCACTGAAGCTGACTCAGTGGTAGACAGAAGAATTTTTTGGTTTACTTTACTCGTATTTGACACGCATATCACTTTTGTCTCTTGAAACATGAATAGGTGCTCCCACCCAAACCAAAGCCTTAGCAGAGAAAAagtatatacaaaattattaaggGATTTATTTTAAGTTCGTAAATTTTACTGTGATATatagatgaaaaattaaaataatttttgaactgataataattttaaatctttacTTCAATATAATGAAAAGagaataatattgttttatttctaaaataattatggtctaagattattttatataaataaaaataataattttataaaatcaatcttatataattattaattaatttatagattttattatttatcatttattattaatattataaggaatataaataaaatataattaatattaaataaaaaaattaaataataattattttaaaatgttttctttcttaaatGATGATTATAATGagatgagaaaataaataatcctAGGAAAGCGAGGGAGCGGGCCAGAAGGACTTACTCCCAAGGAACATCTCCAACGAGCATCCAGTCACCATCTTTGTCCTCGTATATGGGAACTTGTTCAACATTCTCCTCATCCTTCAACGCTGAGCCTGTCAACATTTATTTAAACATGAATATTAATTATCGCTATTGTTGATTgccaatttgaaaataaaaaaatttcttgagGCTAGGTAGAGATATTTTGGTTTTAGATTTTGATACAATTAATGATAAACAAAATTCATTTcagaagaaattatttttaaaaaaattacttttattaattagaaataatatattaaaactgaGTTCAGAATAACTAAATTTCTTTTAATGGTTAGGTAAAACAAAAAACCGTGTTaaagagtaaatatatattatcgtATGATAAACTTTGTTAGActactatatttattattaaattgtataatatttatatatttataatttaaattatatttcagtAGCGAATATATAGTCATATATAGGTTTAGATTAATACAAATTGACACTATaataatattagttttaattaagtGTTTACGAGTAATTgtacatattaataaattatatctcTGCAGTTCTTTAATAAATCGATCTATTATGGTTGATTCTATGTCATCTAGAGTTTTAAGAGTAGATAAACTGTACACTCTGCATGCCATCACATATATTTTATTGAGGAGAATGTCTAACACTATTCTATATGACGTCGTCTCCAATTTGTCCCTCTTTGTCTccctctaaattattttaattgggCCTATTCTTTCCAGGATTTATAAAGTTAATTAAGTAAAGCTTGTTCTTAACACTTTTTCTGAAACAAAATTGACgataaaacttatatttaatTCCCTATATTCGTGGCATCAAATTTTCAAATACAGGGATGGGCATCTCTATTTGGAGGTGTGCTAATTAAGTTTATGAAACGCCTAGTAGAGTACTAAAACCTATGAAGCACCGTGCATTGTTCTTACGTGTTCACAATATACACACTCTTCTCACGGGATATTGAGTCCCAATGCTTCTCCTCCTCCTTATTTAGTAAGTCCAGAAAAAGAAACCACCTACCTAGTAGACTTTTTTTCAAGTCACAACATAATCTTCTTAATTTCTGAGTGTTTCTATGTTGATACAGTAACTCACATGCATTAATCCTTCCACAATAACCCTTTCTTACCATTAACTACTCATACCTGCTAGCCATAAACTATATGTTGCACAATTAATTAACGTATATTTCGTGCGTGTATACATACACATAAACAGATTTTTAATCTGCATGTTATTTTCTTAAACCTTAACTAAGTTTACGTTTACTATACCTAGCATATGAAATTAGTTTACAAGTAATATATAAGATATGCTCAAATGAAGTaaacagaaagaaagaaaaaaatgtaacttaCCAATTCCATAGCAACCGAAGAACTTCTCCAAGGCCAAGGCTAGCTCCGAATATCCCTTGTGCATAGCCAAATCAATTTTACGCAAGAAAGGAGCCCCGTCCATGCTAACTTTGACGTACATTTTGGTTTCATTGATGGTGTTCTTCTTGCGGTACGAACACACCGGAGGCCACCCAACCACTTGGTTTTTGGTTTGGATTTTGCGATCTTCTTCGGAGGAGCTGTTTTCATCACCTTGATTAATCTCCGAGAACAccctcttcttcatcttctcgtTCTTGTCAGGTAATTCCCCACCGGGAAGGCCCAACCTTAGCTCAGTAGTGATTTCAAGCCCAACACCTTCTTtctccattttcttttctcCGTTAATCAAACTAGCTAGTGGTGAGTGTATGGAAATTAATTTCGGTTGGTTAGAGAATATTAACTGTCACTTTTTGATTGCGAACAATGGTTTTGTGTATGAAGAAAAGAGGCTGTGAAAtgagtgtgtatatatatatatatatataaagtgaaTGGAATGTGGGTTATGTGCACAGTGGTAGAAGTGACAGGTCAACTAAGGCGAAGTGGTCGGACACATGAGAAACAAGTGTAGGGACGCAAAAACCATTGAAGCCCGGCACCATAAGTTGGACATGGGGACATATCCTACAACTCTTGCTGCCTTGTGATTTGGTCAGATTTCATCGTGGCCGTTTGATAAGCTGACTGGGAACAAGCCATGTGATTTGCTTGATTGAGGGTACAAgtctttgaatttatttatacCCATGGTTTCATGAAGAATGTGTATATGATtacatatacaatttttttttcatactacTATGTTAATTCCCACTTGTTTTTGTTACACATGTACCatctttaatttagaaattgtaataaatattctcctacctttaatttttgttgtcaaAATAATCGTCCtctgtatattttaattttaaatttttctatcaATTACACATATATactcatacatacatatatacataatatGTTAAGGGCGTTTTTATATGAGAGTGAAAGGTGCTCTTGTTTAGGTAAACATGttaagaaaattgttttttcttcaaaattgattttgaattaatttattcgtatttaaatgtttttatttcaaaagcaagtagtataaaaattcaatataatttttttgatttaaaataaaatttactttaaattatttcaatataaaattaattataaattcaaaatcaaacatgtaaacaaaaaatcacCTTAGTTGACATTTAAGCATGATTTGAGATAAACCAACTTGAAACCA contains the following coding sequences:
- the LOC114385720 gene encoding auxin-induced protein 22C-like — its product is MEKEGVGLEITTELRLGLPGGELPDKNEKMKKRVFSEINQGDENSSSEEDRKIQTKNQVVGWPPVCSYRKKNTINETKMYVKVSMDGAPFLRKIDLAMHKGYSELALALEKFFGCYGIGSALKDEENVEQVPIYEDKDGDWMLVGDVPWEMFIESCKRLRIMKRSDAKGFDLQPKGSLKGFIEGVTK